Below is a window of Undibacterium sp. YM2 DNA.
AATGCGCTTTACTGTCTGGGCTTGCACCCTCTTTGCCATTTGCCTAGGCGAGGCTTCACGGGCGCAACTTGGCACCCCAGCATCTGGCAAGCTGGCACGGGCCGCGCGTCCTGGTGAATTTCAAAAAAACCTCACTACGTCTCAATTGACGGTAGCAAATAATAATCATTTATCTTTATTGCCAAATAATAATCCTGTATATTTGCTTGCAAATTCCCCGTAAGACCTCCCTCCAGAAAGGATACCTGTATGCACCCTGCATTGCGTAATTCGTTGTTTCTGCTGGCTTTGATCGGTGGCCAGGCTGTTGCCTCGACGAGTCATTCTTTGGGTATAGAGCGCAAGCAGTATGGCGAGTCGATTGCCTATGACATGAATGCAGCAGGGCAGGTCGCTGCCGTCATCAAGGAAAAAGATGGCACGGCTCACGCCGTGTTCTTTGAAAAGGGGAAGCTTGTCAAGCTGGAGTTGCCGGGCGAAACCGAGAGCGAGGCCAAGCGCATCAATGACAAGGGGGAGATCGTCGGTTCTTCAAAAAAAGGGGAAATATGGCGCGCATTCATTCGCACCCGCGATCATGGCACCCAGGACCTGGGCACGCTGGGTGGCCCGAATAGTTATGGTGCTGCACTCAATCAGACTGGCCAGGCTGCCGGGTTTTCTGATACACCAGAGCGTGACTGGCATGCCTTTCTGTACACCCCTGGTGAACCGCTAAAAGACCTTGGCACTCTTGGTGGCAGGGTCAGTTATGCGAGCGGCATCAATAACCAGGGACAGGTGGTTGGTTCTTCCATGATCACCGATGGCACGCGCCGCGCATTCCTCTATGATGCTGCCAGCGGTATGAGGGATCTGGGCACTTTGGGTGGCCGCACCAGTTCAGCAACGGCTATCAACGACCATGGCATCGTCGTAGGTGCATCAGAAATGAAAGACCGCCGCTGGCATGCCTTCATGCACGATGGCAAACAGATGATAGACCTGGGTGCAAAAATCGGCTTTGGTGACAGCTTTGCCACCGGCATCAATAACGAAGGCCATGTCGTTGGCGTAGTTGATACTGCAGACCTGCGCCTGTCCTTTGTCTGGCGCGACAATAAAATGACGCTGCACGCGGCCGGTAAAAGCCTGTACCTGACCAATGCCATCAACGACGGTGGCCAGGTCATAGGCGCCAGTTATGACCGTGGCCTGTATGCCGCTACCATGCCTTCGAATGCCATTCCTTTCGTGGATATGGGCGGTAATAAAATCCTCGGTTTTAATCTAGTCATGCTATTGCTGGCACTGACTATCGCGATTTTCCGCAAGCGCCTGAAGGGCTTGTTTTTTGAGAGCAAATTGTTTTTCAGAACCTGATCCTCTTTAATTACCGGGCCTGACTAAAATATGTAATACTCTTATGGCAAGTATTTTTATGCTTATCAGGGGCGGCACATCGTTGCAATGAAGCTTCAAACTCCTGATAAATTTCATCTATCCATCAAACGTATGCAATCCAGATACAAATTCATCTTCATCTTGACCGCAGCTTTGAGCGCAGGCCTTTCATTTCCAGCATATGGCAGGGCTGTACCAGCACGTAGTGCCGAATATAGTAAGTGCATGGAAAAATCAGAAGGGGTAGATCCAGCCATGCTTGATTGCACTTCTGCTGAATACAGCCGTGTCGACAAACGTCTCAATAATGCCTATAAAAAATTGATGGGTAAACTCAAGGCAGAGCGAAAAAAGGAGTTACAGGAAGTGCAGCGTTTGTGGCTGAAATTTACAGATGCCAATTGTCAATTTTATTATGATCCTGACGGTGGTACATCTGCCAGATTAAGCTCGAATGAATGCAGTGTAACTGCCAGAATATTGAGAGCTGAAGAGCTTGAAATGCTCACTCCAGACTATTGAACTATGGCAGTCTGTACAGCGTATAAGACCACAGAGTAAGCGTAACAGGCTGCCTGCTCACATCACTTTGGTGCGGATAGAAAAAACCTGTCCGCACTTTGAAATGCTGAGTTTATCAAAAGCAGTACATGTCCCTGATCCAGATTGCGTACCAGGCACCTGTGAACGGATGGCTGGCGCTGACACTCACTCTTGATGGCAAGACCATTGAGATTGATGCTTCAGATGTTCCCAATAATCCTGTTGAAGAACTTGCTGCCGCTATTCAAAGCGCGGCGAGTGGCCTTGATGCGTCCGTTTGGTGGAACCTGGAGCCAGCGGGATACTTCATGTACTTTGAGCGATTTTTGGCAGAGGTGAGGCTCAGGATAGAATATGCCGATGACGGCAAGCGCAGCCATGCGAAAGAAGTCGCCATCATTCTGGGAAGTCCTGCCCAGACATTGAAACCCTTCTGGCGATTCCTGCGCGAGTTTCAATCACATTCTTATGGTGAACCGCATTGGCCTGATGTGGATTATGGGCGCATCCAGCAGATCAAAACTTTATTGGAAAGTAATTGAACGTGCATCACATCATGACTACGCCGGACGATCATTGGGAAGAAAGACTGGCGGCTCTGTGGGCAGAGTTTGACGCGACAGAAGCACAGAGCTTCATCGCCCGGATGGACGCACTGGCTGCAGAGTTGCCACCTGATGCCGCCACAGGGCTGTTTGAACGCGGCGGCGCACGGGATTCTTGCGGTTTTACTGAACTGGCGATTCCCCTGTATAAAGCTGCTCTCGAAAATGGCCTGACAGGTTTGCGCCGCCGTCGGGCAAATATACAAATGGCCAGCTCCATCCGTCACCTGGGTGATCCGCAAACTGCGGCTGACCTGCTGTTTGCTGAAATGCAGCAAGGCAGTGATGAACTCGACGGTGCCGTACGCGGCTTTCTGGCCCTGGCGCTGGCAGATCTGGGGCGCGAACGTGAGGCACTTGCGCTGGGTTTGACTGCGCAGGCAGGATATCTGCCGCGCTACAATCGTTCGCTGGCGCGGTATGCTCAGGGGCTGGTAGAAAATACGGACGTTGCCTGATATCAGAGAAATTTTTACATAACATGCCGACGAAAAAACTAAAAACCTTGCTCGCAAGCTTGCTACTTGGCACCGCCTGCATCACCGCCTTTGCCGATACCAGCCTCAAAATCATCACGCAAACTGGAGCATTGGCTTTTACTGTGGATGATGACTGGGCTGTACTGAACATGCAATCCAAACTGCCAGTGGCTGCCGCAGTTTTCCAGTTACCCAACCCGGCAGACAGGCAAACGGCTGACTCGACCAACCTGGTATTGAAATTTTATGACCTCAATACTGACGCAGGGCGCACTGCCTATGATGTGCCGGTAAAACAGTATGGTAGTAACGCACCCAAGACAGAAAATGTTGATGCATGGACTATATTCCGTCAAGAAGCCCTGCAAGGCGCGACGCGCTACACTATCCTTGATGCCAGAAGAGACCAGGTGGCAGACTCAGCAAACATATCAGCGACAGCACGTTTGGCCTGGCCTCACCTGAAAGGCAATGCAAAAAAATATGATGTGCTGATGGAAGCCAGGTTTCGCAAATTCCTTAATTCTGTGCAAGGTGAATTGGGACCATATAAACAGCAAGAAAATGAAGTCATAAGAAGGCCTGCGCAATAGAGACCTGAGCTCACATGAGGCGACAGTAAGGACGCAAATCTGAGTTTGTCTCCTTATTTTGTAATGCCAAATAATTGACTGTCATCGCGTCTCTGTGTTTTACAGCGGAAACATCTGAGCAGCAACCTGTTCCCAGCTATTGCGCGGCCCATCAGCAGGAACTTGCTGCATGCAGAACGTGACATCGCAATCTGGCCTGATCAGCATATAGGCAGTCAGTTGGCGCTGCAGTTCTGCTGCGCTGATATCTGTAATTTCACCATAAGACTGCAATAGTGCCTGCAGCAGCAAGGGATTGCCTTGTGCCATGAAGATCATCGGTGTCAGGATTTCGAGGCGGTCACTATTGCCGACGATGGCATCGCCAAAATCCAGCAGGCCTGAGAGTCGCCATTGACCCTGTTCCTGCTTTGCCATCAGGTTCCATGGGTGGATATCCATGTGGATAAAGCGCGGCTTACCTGCATTGGCAAAGTCTCCTGCTGCTTCGATATACGGCATGACTTGTGCCAGCAAAATTTCAGGCATTTTCCTGCGCTGGTGCCTGGCCATGCAATCAGTAATCAGGTTCTGTATATAGTTTGGCCAATCGACCTTGATGGTGATATCCGTATCAAACTCCACACTGCCAAGGTCACGCACAAGCTGGCCAGTTTGCAGCATGATGGATCGTTTCTGTTCGATATCCAGCGATGGCCAGATGTCCGCAAGCAAAGTGCCTTGCAAGCGGCTGAAGATCACAAATACCCAGTGATCGATTTCACCGCTGGCGATGAGCCTGGGTGTCTGCAATGACAGCTTGCCTTCCAGCAGAGGTGCCACCAGAATTTCTTTGTCACCCTGACGCCGCCAGTTCGGTGGCACGAGTTTGACTATCACGCCCTCACCCAATCCAAACAAGGCATTCGCACCCAGGGGGATTTTCTCCCAAGGTTCAGCAGGCAGGTCGAATGCCTGTTGCAGGTACTTCAACACAGGCATCCAGGCTGTTAAAGGCGTATTAGCTATGAAGTCGTTACAGGCAGGATTGTCGAGATTTTGCGGCAGGCAATTGAGGGTGATGGTCATTGAACTTCGCGTCAGCAGTAAGGATGAGAGAGCAAAGAGCTTAAACTAAAAATGCAAAGACCATCAAGACATCAAGAGCATTGGGACGATTCAAACAGAAAAATGCGGTATTGGGCGCGTCAGGGTAAACGCGCATTCTCTTGTTTTAACTTGAACACTTCTGTTCCTATCGCATAACCAACAAAGCCCTTGTCCGTAGGCAGCAGACGTATCTTATTGACGGCGCGGCCCATGGGGACGTGCTTCCAGGTCTGGCCGCCATCCGTGGTCTGGTAGCCGCCTTCAATGGCACCTACCCAACCGGTGTTGGCATCAATGAAGCCAACACCAAATTCCCTGACCTTGATGTCATTGATGAGAGGGATTTCTTTCCAGCTCAGGCCGCCATCTACTGTCTTGGCAATATAGCGCTGGCTGGTGGCCGGATCAGGGTTATAGCTTTGTATGGTCACATAGCCGGTATCGCGGGTAGGGAAACTGGCTTTCCAGGTCAGCTCAAAGGGGCGGCTGGATTCATAGACTGTCTTCCAGCTTGCACCGCCATCTTTGGTCATGATGATGCGGGCGTGGGATTTTTCTGTATCACTGTCAGATGCACCAAATACAAAACCTGTCATCGCATCAAAGAATTTGACGTCCAGTATCATGCCTGTATAAGGCGTCATGTCCATGCTTTTCCAGCTGTTGCCGCCATCAAGCGAGCGCAGTAAAGTTGCCGGGCCACCGACACGTCCACCGGCATGAATGATGGTTCTTTCTTCGAGCACACCGGAGTTGATGAATTTGTTGTGTAGTATATCGATGGCGCACAGGCCCTTGATCTGTACTCCCTCAAGACCATTGGCAACTTGCCAGTTGGCGCCACCATCGCGGGTTTCATACAGGGGCGTGGTATCGGTAACGCCAGGGAAGTAATCAGTGCCTATGTTACCCGCATAGCCTTGCGTGGCATCGACAAAACCTACCGTGCGGAAGAAGGTGCCGGGTTTGGATAATTGCTCTTGCCAGTTCTGGCCACCATCCGTGGTTTTGTAAATCTTGCCGCCGCCATTCACATACCAGCCCAGGTCGGGCTGGACAAAGAAAATATCATCCTGCTTACCTTTATATGCAACGGTATTGAGTTTGCTCCAGGTAGCATCTGTACTTAATTGATAGTGCGGTGTGATGGTTTGAGGTGTGGTGCTGCATGCCGCAAGGCCCATGCATATCAGGCCGCTGAGTATAGTTGCTGTTGTCGCCGTCCAGATTTTTTGAGGTTTGATTTTCATTTTTATTTTGGAATGAAGTAGAGACGGTTTGGACTCACTCAAGGAAAGGAAGTTTCCTGAGAAATGTCTCAATCTGAGCGCAAGGCTGCGCGCACTTATACCATTCCAGTGGGATGCAGCTAAAGCGACGCCTTCGCGTTTAACTCAAACGCCTGTGCCTGACCAGCACCTGTTCCTGCGCCTTGAAATGTGCAGCGAGTTTTTCCACCATATACACTGAGCGATGCTGGCCGCCGGTGCAGCCTATCGCGACGGTGAGGTAGCTGCGGTTGTCGCGTTTGAATGCTGGCAGCCATTTGGCGATGAATTGCTGGATGTCGGCAAACATGTCATCGACCATCGGTTGTTCTTTGAGGAACTGGATCACGGGTTCATCGCGGCCTGTCAGCGGACGCATGATGGGGTCGTAGTGGGGGTTGGGCAGCATGCGGACGTCGAAGACAAAGTCGGCATCCAGCGGCACGCCTATCTTGAAGGCGAAGGATTCGAACATCAGGGTCAGCGGGGTGTGGCCTATTTCTATGACGTCCTTGACCCAGGCGCGCAGTTTGTTGGCACTGAGGTCGCTGGTGTCGATGACGTGGGAGACCAGTTGTATACCTGAGAGGATTTCGCGTTCTTCCTGTATGCATTCAGTCAGGCTGAGCCTGTCGCCGGGCTCTTTGTCCAGACCAAGCCGGTGTGACAGCGGGTGGCTGCGGCGGGTTTCTGAAAAGCGGGCGACCAGGGATTCTGTACTGGCTGTCAGGAACAGGACTTTGACATCATGGCCTTCGGTGCGCAGTGCCTTGATAGAATCTGGCAGGCTGGTCAGCAAGTTCGCGCTGCGGCTATCGATGGCGATGGCGGCGCTGGGTATGCCTTCTTTGGTCAGGGTATTGACCAGGTCAGCTAGTAAACTGGGCGGCAGATTATCGACGCAATAGTAGCCTGCATCTTCAACCACATTCAGGGCTACCGATTTGCCGGAGCCGGAGATACCAGAGATAAGCAGGATTTCCATGGGATGTACTCAGCAGGTATTTAGTCACCGTTTTCCATGGCGCGGCGTTGCCGTTCCATGAAATCTTCCAGCGTATTAATACCACGTAATTGCAGGATGGTATTGCGCACAGCTGCTTCCAGGAGAACCGCGATATTGCGGCCTGCAGCAACCGGGATCACGACTTTTCTGATGGGCAGGCCCAGCACTTCTTCAGTCTGCGAGTCGATAGGCAGGCGCTCGTAATTTTCTTCGAGGGTGCTGCGTCTCACCAGATGCACGATGAGCTTCAGGCGCATCTTGCGGCGCACTGCGGTTTCACCAAAGATGGTCTTGATATCAAGCAGGCCCAGGCCGCGCACTTCGAGCAGGTTTTGCAAGAGTTCGTGGCAACGGCCTTCTATCATATTCGGGGCGATGCGCGAAAATTCGACGGCATCATCGGCCACCAGGCCATGGCTGCGTGAAATCAGTTCCAGCCCCAATTCACTCTTGCCGAGGCCGGATTCACCGGTGATGAGAACACCTACGCCCAGCACGTCCATGAAAACGCCATGCATGGTGATTTTTTGCGCGAGTTTTTTCGACAGATACACGCGCAAATAATCAATGACTTGAGCGGAAGGGTAAGGCGTGGAAAACAGCGGGATATTATTGTCGTCGCAAGTCGTCAAAAATGCCGGTGGCGATTCCAGACCTTGTGCCACGATCAGGGCAGGTGGTGCACCGGCGACGAGTTCACGCATGAGGTTATTGCGTGAGGCATTTGACAGGCGGTTGTAATACGACAGTTCCTGATGCCCCAGCACCTGTATGCGGCCAGGGTGGATCAGGTTTAAATGCCCGACCTGGTCGGCAGAAGATGCGGCGTCGCCCGTGATTTGCTTGTCCGCGCCAGAGAAACCGGCAAACCAGCCAAGTTGCATGGTATCGCGGTTATCGTCGTAGATTTTTTGTACCGTGAGTTCTGTCAATGATGGCATGGCTATATGTGCTGACTCTGACGATGTGATACTGGGTGACTGGGAGGGATAGATTGACGAGTCTGGCAGCCATGCGCATGCATGGCATACTCAGACAGGAAAATCAGGCATTGCCTGGCAAATTCGGACGCCATGCCATGATTTTTTCATATATCGCGGCAGCGCTGGCTTCAGTATTGAGGCAGTCGCGGAAAGTTTCGTTTGACAGCATTTCTGCCACTTCAGACAAGATTTCCAGATGCTGTTGCGTGACATTGTCAGGCATGAGCAAGAAAATCAGCAGGCTGACCGGCTGGCTGTCTGGTGATTCAAAAGGAATCGCTTCCCTGAGCCTGACCAGGGCCGCAATCGGTGCCTTCAGGCCCTTGATACGGCCATGCGGGATGGCCACGCCATGGCCCAGCCCGGTAGAGCCCAGGCGTTCGCGGGCAAACAGGTTATCAGAGACAACCGAGCGCGCTATGCTGCAATTATTTTCGAATAACAGCCCGGCCTGTTCAAATGCTCTTTTTTTGCTGGAGACTTCCAGATCCAGGAGTACGTTGTTCAGAGGCAGGATTTTTGCAATATTCGTCATGGTGCAAGATCGTTTTACAGCGAAATGGTGCGATGCACAAAATTAGGTTTTGACAAATTATAGGCTTCTTTTGGCTGATATGCGCAAAACCTGACAACACTTTTAACGAACGTTGTCTCTCAGTAATTTTTCAAATTTATCAACAGGCAGGGGTTGACTAAAATAAAAACCCTGCATCTCCTGACAGCCAGAGTCAGCCAGGAAGAACATCTGGTCGGCTTTTTCCACCCCTTCGGCAGTAACGCTCATGCCCAGCGCATTAGCCATGGCGATGATGGCGTGCGTCAGGACAACGGAATCAGGGTTGCCCGGGATATCGCGAATGAAAGAGCGGTCTATCTTGAGATTGTCGATAGGAAAACGCTGCAAATAAGATAAAGAAGAGAAGCCTGTGCCAAAGTCGTCGAGCGAAATACTGATGCCCAGCTTTTTGATCGCGTCAAAGACCGGCAGCAGCAAGTCTATATCACCCATCAGCAAGCCTTCGGTAATCTCAAGTTGCAGGGCAGATGGCGGCAAACCAATTTCTTGCAGGATTTGCTCTATATATTTGGGCAGGCCAGGGTCCTGGAATTGCTTGGGCGAGATATTTACGCTGATGACCATGTCCGGCGCATATTGCTCACGCCATAGCTGGGTTTGCAGGCAGGCCTGGCGCAAGATCC
It encodes the following:
- a CDS encoding HAF repeat-containing protein encodes the protein MHPALRNSLFLLALIGGQAVASTSHSLGIERKQYGESIAYDMNAAGQVAAVIKEKDGTAHAVFFEKGKLVKLELPGETESEAKRINDKGEIVGSSKKGEIWRAFIRTRDHGTQDLGTLGGPNSYGAALNQTGQAAGFSDTPERDWHAFLYTPGEPLKDLGTLGGRVSYASGINNQGQVVGSSMITDGTRRAFLYDAASGMRDLGTLGGRTSSATAINDHGIVVGASEMKDRRWHAFMHDGKQMIDLGAKIGFGDSFATGINNEGHVVGVVDTADLRLSFVWRDNKMTLHAAGKSLYLTNAINDGGQVIGASYDRGLYAATMPSNAIPFVDMGGNKILGFNLVMLLLALTIAIFRKRLKGLFFESKLFFRT
- a CDS encoding lysozyme inhibitor LprI family protein — protein: MKLQTPDKFHLSIKRMQSRYKFIFILTAALSAGLSFPAYGRAVPARSAEYSKCMEKSEGVDPAMLDCTSAEYSRVDKRLNNAYKKLMGKLKAERKKELQEVQRLWLKFTDANCQFYYDPDGGTSARLSSNECSVTARILRAEELEMLTPDY
- a CDS encoding tetratricopeptide repeat protein; its protein translation is MHHIMTTPDDHWEERLAALWAEFDATEAQSFIARMDALAAELPPDAATGLFERGGARDSCGFTELAIPLYKAALENGLTGLRRRRANIQMASSIRHLGDPQTAADLLFAEMQQGSDELDGAVRGFLALALADLGREREALALGLTAQAGYLPRYNRSLARYAQGLVENTDVA
- a CDS encoding phosphotransferase family protein → MTITLNCLPQNLDNPACNDFIANTPLTAWMPVLKYLQQAFDLPAEPWEKIPLGANALFGLGEGVIVKLVPPNWRRQGDKEILVAPLLEGKLSLQTPRLIASGEIDHWVFVIFSRLQGTLLADIWPSLDIEQKRSIMLQTGQLVRDLGSVEFDTDITIKVDWPNYIQNLITDCMARHQRRKMPEILLAQVMPYIEAAGDFANAGKPRFIHMDIHPWNLMAKQEQGQWRLSGLLDFGDAIVGNSDRLEILTPMIFMAQGNPLLLQALLQSYGEITDISAAELQRQLTAYMLIRPDCDVTFCMQQVPADGPRNSWEQVAAQMFPL
- the rapZ gene encoding RNase adapter RapZ — translated: MEILLISGISGSGKSVALNVVEDAGYYCVDNLPPSLLADLVNTLTKEGIPSAAIAIDSRSANLLTSLPDSIKALRTEGHDVKVLFLTASTESLVARFSETRRSHPLSHRLGLDKEPGDRLSLTECIQEEREILSGIQLVSHVIDTSDLSANKLRAWVKDVIEIGHTPLTLMFESFAFKIGVPLDADFVFDVRMLPNPHYDPIMRPLTGRDEPVIQFLKEQPMVDDMFADIQQFIAKWLPAFKRDNRSYLTVAIGCTGGQHRSVYMVEKLAAHFKAQEQVLVRHRRLS
- the hprK gene encoding HPr(Ser) kinase/phosphatase; the encoded protein is MPSLTELTVQKIYDDNRDTMQLGWFAGFSGADKQITGDAASSADQVGHLNLIHPGRIQVLGHQELSYYNRLSNASRNNLMRELVAGAPPALIVAQGLESPPAFLTTCDDNNIPLFSTPYPSAQVIDYLRVYLSKKLAQKITMHGVFMDVLGVGVLITGESGLGKSELGLELISRSHGLVADDAVEFSRIAPNMIEGRCHELLQNLLEVRGLGLLDIKTIFGETAVRRKMRLKLIVHLVRRSTLEENYERLPIDSQTEEVLGLPIRKVVIPVAAGRNIAVLLEAAVRNTILQLRGINTLEDFMERQRRAMENGD
- a CDS encoding PTS sugar transporter subunit IIA, with amino-acid sequence MTNIAKILPLNNVLLDLEVSSKKRAFEQAGLLFENNCSIARSVVSDNLFARERLGSTGLGHGVAIPHGRIKGLKAPIAALVRLREAIPFESPDSQPVSLLIFLLMPDNVTQQHLEILSEVAEMLSNETFRDCLNTEASAAAIYEKIMAWRPNLPGNA